From the Solanum pennellii chromosome 4, SPENNV200 genome, one window contains:
- the LOC107015994 gene encoding uncharacterized protein LOC107015994 isoform X2 codes for MGTLCLNCGDKGFTNAYVFCVKCLEVAVHRYCLENVTFDEFVYWVCDDCEVKELGELNIKKSDAITVGNKDCTSSRHCKVSSEVNIDVPETTLKRCEGRLQQLQEPPSRIEMVEHRQIGGDTSGMKMSKKKSSPTSLRDEIYEPRLERSSSEQSHESQKSIGCNERTQSANVSPLPAKQSKEEVTAPLDKLARENFQAFHLKRSCEGDVQPSAQRKSSGMTEKTESISSSGNHQEKESVPGKYIRLTPQIGTVFNEEPSQFLKGEQPNEPQHAGQERALPLVDFIWRGSFNILNKEYETFDGLLAHLSVKACQKVYEEASLFPALLQLEMLPKSDVWPKSFTISEPTDDNIALYFFPSDTRCEKEFDQLVEQMIGEELALRATVTNAELLVFTSTELPLLYWRFQGKYYLWGVFKAKRDSSGNTTMPNGRSKPST; via the exons ATG GGCACACTATGTTTAAATTGTGGTGACAAAGGTTTCACTAACGCATATGTTTTCTGTGTGAAATGCCTAGAAGTTGCTGTGCACCG CTACTGCCTTGAAAATGTgacatttgatgaatttgtttATTGGGTCTGCGATGACTGTGAAGTGAAAGAGCTAGGCGAACTAAACATCAAGAAATCTGATGCCATCACAGTAGGAAATAAGGATTGCACTAGTTCAAGACATTGTAAAGTGAGTTCTGAAGTAAATATTGATGTTCCCGAGACAACATTAAAGAGGTGTGAAGGTAGGCTTCAACAACTTCAGGAGCCACCTTCTCGGATTGAAATGGTAGAGCATCGCCAGATAGGGGGTGATACTTCAGGCATGAAGATGAGCAAGAAAAAATCTAGTCCTACCTCATTGAGAGATGAAATATATGAGCCAAGACTAGAACGTAGCTCTTCTGAGCAATCCCATGAGTCACAGAAGAGCATTGGGTGCAATGAACGAACTCAATCAGCTAATGTTTCTCCATTGCCAGCTAAGCAATCAAAGGAAGAAGTTACTGCCCCACTGGACAAGCTAGCGAGAGAAAATTTTCAAGCTTTCCATTTGAAGAGATCTTGTGAGGGAGATGTTCAGCCTAGCGCACAGCGCAAGTCTTCTGGAATGACTGAAAAAACAGAGAGTATATCATCGTCTGGCAATCATCAAGAAAAGGAGTCGGTGCCTGGAAAATATATAAGATTAACACCTCAAATTGGAACTGTTTTCAATGAAGAGCCTTCTCAATTTTTAAAAGGTGAACAGCCAAATGAACCCCAACATGCTGGCCAGGAACGAGCGTTGCCTCTTGTCGATTTCATTTGGAG GGGTAGCTTTAACATACTGAACAAAGAGTATGAGACATTTGATGGACTTTTAGCTCACCTATCGGTTAAAGCATGTCAAAAGGTTTATGAAGAAGCAAGCTTGTTTCCAGCTTTGCTTCAACTGGAAATGCTTCCAAAGTCTGATGTATGGCCTAAGAGTTTCACCATATCAGAGCCCACTGATGATAACATCGCATTGTATTTTTTTCCATCAGACACAAG aTGTGAAAAAGAGTTCGATCAGTTGGTGGAGCAGATGATCGGCGAAGAACTTGCTCTACGAGCAACCGTAACAAATGCTGAGCTTTTGGTTTTCACTTCTACAGAACTTCCCTTGCTATACTGGA GATTTCAGGGTAAGTACTATCTCTGGGGTGTTTTCAAAGCAAAGCGAGATTCCAGTGGGAATACTACGATGCCAAATGGGAGGAGCAAACCTTCAACTTGA
- the LOC107015994 gene encoding uncharacterized protein LOC107015994 isoform X1, translating to MGTLCLNCGDKGFTNAYVFCVKCLEVAVHRYCLENVTFDEFVYWVCDDCEVKELGELNIKKSDAITVGNKDCTSSRHCKVSSEVNIDVPETTLKRCEGRLQQLQEPPSRIEMVEHRQIGGDTSGMKMSKKKSSPTSLRDEIYEPRLERSSSEQSHESQKSIGCNERTQSANVSPLPAKQSKEEVTAPLDKLARENFQAFHLKRSCEGDVQPSAQRKSSGMTEKTESISSSGNHQEKESVPGKYIRLTPQIGTVFNEEPSQFLKGEQPNEPQHAGQERALPLVDFIWRGSFNILNKEYETFDGLLAHLSVKACQKVYEEASLFPALLQLEMLPKSDVWPKSFTISEPTDDNIALYFFPSDTRCEKEFDQLVEQMIGEELALRATVTNAELLVFTSTELPLLYWRFQGKYYLWGVFKAKRDSSGNTTMPNGRSKPST from the exons GGCACACTATGTTTAAATTGTGGTGACAAAGGTTTCACTAACGCATATGTTTTCTGTGTGAAATGCCTAGAAGTTGCTGTGCACCG CTACTGCCTTGAAAATGTgacatttgatgaatttgtttATTGGGTCTGCGATGACTGTGAAGTGAAAGAGCTAGGCGAACTAAACATCAAGAAATCTGATGCCATCACAGTAGGAAATAAGGATTGCACTAGTTCAAGACATTGTAAAGTGAGTTCTGAAGTAAATATTGATGTTCCCGAGACAACATTAAAGAGGTGTGAAGGTAGGCTTCAACAACTTCAGGAGCCACCTTCTCGGATTGAAATGGTAGAGCATCGCCAGATAGGGGGTGATACTTCAGGCATGAAGATGAGCAAGAAAAAATCTAGTCCTACCTCATTGAGAGATGAAATATATGAGCCAAGACTAGAACGTAGCTCTTCTGAGCAATCCCATGAGTCACAGAAGAGCATTGGGTGCAATGAACGAACTCAATCAGCTAATGTTTCTCCATTGCCAGCTAAGCAATCAAAGGAAGAAGTTACTGCCCCACTGGACAAGCTAGCGAGAGAAAATTTTCAAGCTTTCCATTTGAAGAGATCTTGTGAGGGAGATGTTCAGCCTAGCGCACAGCGCAAGTCTTCTGGAATGACTGAAAAAACAGAGAGTATATCATCGTCTGGCAATCATCAAGAAAAGGAGTCGGTGCCTGGAAAATATATAAGATTAACACCTCAAATTGGAACTGTTTTCAATGAAGAGCCTTCTCAATTTTTAAAAGGTGAACAGCCAAATGAACCCCAACATGCTGGCCAGGAACGAGCGTTGCCTCTTGTCGATTTCATTTGGAG GGGTAGCTTTAACATACTGAACAAAGAGTATGAGACATTTGATGGACTTTTAGCTCACCTATCGGTTAAAGCATGTCAAAAGGTTTATGAAGAAGCAAGCTTGTTTCCAGCTTTGCTTCAACTGGAAATGCTTCCAAAGTCTGATGTATGGCCTAAGAGTTTCACCATATCAGAGCCCACTGATGATAACATCGCATTGTATTTTTTTCCATCAGACACAAG aTGTGAAAAAGAGTTCGATCAGTTGGTGGAGCAGATGATCGGCGAAGAACTTGCTCTACGAGCAACCGTAACAAATGCTGAGCTTTTGGTTTTCACTTCTACAGAACTTCCCTTGCTATACTGGA GATTTCAGGGTAAGTACTATCTCTGGGGTGTTTTCAAAGCAAAGCGAGATTCCAGTGGGAATACTACGATGCCAAATGGGAGGAGCAAACCTTCAACTTGA
- the LOC107017907 gene encoding GDSL esterase/lipase At5g33370-like produces MHNHSFTEQVNFCYMMNCSLSFLSYYIVLLVLAFCDLPLRAEGRAFFVFGDSLVDNGNNNYLVTSARADSPPYGIDYPTHRATGRFSNGLNIPDIISEQLGMEPTLPYLAPQLTGDRLLVGANFASAGVGILNDTGIQFLNIIRIGKQLEYFEQYQRRVSGLIGAAQTEQLVNSALILITLGGNDFVNNYYLVPFSARSRQFSLPDYVVYLISEYRKILQKLYDLGGRRVLVTGTGPIGCVPAELAQRSRSGECSVELQRAAALFNPQLTQMLADLNSQIGANVFIAANTYTMNMDFVSNPQAYGFVTSKIACCGQGPYNGIGLCTPLSNLCPNRDIYAFWDPFHPSERANRIIVQQILTGSSQYMSPMNLSTIMALDSRT; encoded by the exons ATGCATAATCATTCATTCACAGAGCAAGTTAATTTCTGTTACATGATGAATTGCTCATTGTCTTTTTTATCGTACTATATAGTACTTTTAGTGCTTGCATTTTGTGATCTTCCGCTTAGAGCTGAAGGTCGAGCCTTCTTCGTGTTTGGTGATTCACTAGTAGATAACGGTAACAATAATTACTTAGTTACTAGTGCCAGGGCAGATTCTCCCCCCTATGGCATTGACTATCCTACTCATCGTGCCACAGGTCGATTTTCCAATGGACTCAACATACCTGATATTAtaa gtGAGCAATTGGGTATGGAGCCAACATTACCATATTTGGCTCCACAACTCACAGGAGATAGGCTTCTTGTTGGAGCAAACTTTGCTTCTGCTGGAGTTGGAATCCTAAATGACACTGGCATCCAATTT TTAAATATAATAAGAATTGGGAAACAATTGGAGTACTTTGAACAATATCAAAGGAGAGTAAGTGGTTTAATTGGAGCAGCACAAACAGAGCAGCTAGTAAACAGTGCCCTTATCCTCATCACTCTTGGTGGAAATGACTTTGTTAACAACTATTATTTGGTCCCTTTCTCTGCAAGATCTCGACAATTTTCTCTACCTGATTATGTTGTTTATCTTATCTCTGAATACAGAAAAATATTACAG AAGTTGTATGATTTGGGAGGAAGAAGAGTATTAGTGACAGGTACTGGACCAATAGGTTGtgtgccagcagaattagcacaGAGGAGTAGAAGTGGGGAATGTTCAGTAGAATTGCAGCGTGCAGCTGCTTTATTCAACCCTCAATTGACTCAAATGTTGGCTGATCTCAATTCACAAATTGGTGCTAATGTATTTATTGCTGCTAACACATATACTATGAACATGGATTTTGTATCTAATCCTCAAGCTTATG GATTTGTGACATCAAAGATAGCATGTTGTGGACAAGGACCGTACAATGGAATAGGGCTATGTACACCATTATCAAACTTGTGTCCAAATAGGGACATATATGCATTTTGGGATCCATTCCATCCATCTGAAAGGGCAAATAGGATCATTGTTCAGCAGATATTGACTGGTTCATCCCAGTACATGAGCCCAATGAACCTCAGCACCATTATGGCTTTGGACTCTAggacctaa